Below is a window of Burkholderia cepacia DNA.
CGGCCAGCGCGTCGCGGCAATGCGGCGACGCAGGTCGGCGACGGCGTCATCGGGAATGTGCGCGGTGAACGGGCGTATGCCGCTCGCGCCGGTTGCAGCATGCAGCGCGGTGGGCAGCATCGCCGAGACCCCGGCGGCCACGGAAGTGGCCAGCAGGTGGCGACGCATCGGGGAAAACGGTGTGGAAGACATCGTTCGGCATCTCCTTTCGTGAAGTGGAAAGTGAACATGCCGCGCGCGGGATCGCGCCCAGGCTTTCAATCCGGCACGCCCTCGTCACACGGCGTCGCCCATTTGAAAGATCTGATGTATCCCGGATTTGTCTGATTTGTATGCGTTTGTAGTTGCCGCGCGGCGAGCGGCCCGACTCGCCGCCCGCTCGCCGTCGCGACGCTCAGAGCGCCTTGACGATCGCGCCGTCGACGCGAATGTTCTGCCCGGTGATGTAGCCCGCGCCGTCCGACAGCAGGAACGCGACCGTCTTCGCGATCTCGCCGGTCTTGCCGAAGCGGCCGGCCGGAATGCGTGCGACGATCTCCGGAGTTTCCGGCCAGCTGTCGATGAAGCCCGGCAGCACCGCGTTCATCCGGATGTTCTCGGCCGCATAGCGTTCCGCGTACAGGCGCGTCCATGCGCTCAGCGCCGCGCGCAGCGCCGACGAAACGGGCATCGGCTGCTCGGGCGCGTCCGCCGCGAAACTCGAGATGTTGACCACCGCGCCGCCGCCCTGCTTCTGGAAGATCGGCGTCACGCGGCGCATCACGCGCACCACGTTCAGCAGGATCAGGTCGAGGCCGGCGTGCCAGTTGTCGTCGGTGATCGCCAGCAGATCGCCCTTCGGCGGATGGCCG
It encodes the following:
- a CDS encoding SDR family oxidoreductase, translated to MTVEKVALITAAGKGMGAAIARELAATGYRVALMSPSGSAVALGEELGGFGIKGSVTEEADIDRLVQETVARYGRIDAVVNNTGHPPKGDLLAITDDNWHAGLDLILLNVVRVMRRVTPIFQKQGGGAVVNISSFAADAPEQPMPVSSALRAALSAWTRLYAERYAAENIRMNAVLPGFIDSWPETPEIVARIPAGRFGKTGEIAKTVAFLLSDGAGYITGQNIRVDGAIVKAL